One genomic segment of Arcobacter porcinus includes these proteins:
- a CDS encoding YwbE family protein, which produces MDPKKRLNIKAGLKVNIVLKADQRTNKLTQGIVKDILTNSPTHPHGIKVRLQDGQVGRVQEIL; this is translated from the coding sequence ATGGATCCAAAAAAAAGATTAAATATAAAAGCTGGGCTAAAAGTGAATATTGTTCTTAAAGCAGACCAAAGAACTAATAAACTAACTCAAGGAATTGTAAAAGATATTCTAACAAATTCACCAACTCATCCTCATGGAATAAAAGTAAGATTACAAGATGGACAAGTTGGAAGAGTGCAAGAAATATTATAA
- a CDS encoding IS3 family transposase (programmed frameshift), whose product MRKSKFTEKQIVEILREIEDGAPVVETLRAKGVSRDTYYKWKQKYSGMQQADLKKLRELERENAKLKKMYAEMALANEALKDAIEKKPVSPADYKALVTHLSDKFKFSISKACRYVGLNKSTYYYQPKIKDDTDIIDVLNKLVDKHPRNGFFLIYHRIRKLGYKWNHKRVYRVYKALGLNIKRRTKKRIPARIKQPLQYLSAPNEQWAMDFMSDTLYGGRRYRILNIMDEFNRELIEFEVSNSLPSNKVIQALQRAIDFRGKPKSIRVDNGPEFISHKLEAYCYIHNIELKFIQPGKPMQNSRVERFNGSMRREFFNAYIFSSLDEVRDMAKEWIDDYNYNRPHTILNKLSPVEYLEQYNLNANYSDLSCPN is encoded by the exons ATGAGAAAGAGTAAGTTTACAGAGAAACAAATAGTAGAAATACTAAGAGAGATAGAAGATGGAGCACCAGTAGTTGAAACATTAAGAGCTAAGGGTGTAAGTAGAGATACCTACTATAAATGGAAGCAAAAATATAGTGGTATGCAACAAGCAGATCTTAAAAAACTACGAGAACTTGAGCGTGAAAATGCTAAGTTAAAAAAGATGTATGCAGAAATGGCATTGGCTAATGAAGCTTTAAAAGATGCAATCGAAAAAAAGC CTGTAAGTCCTGCAGATTATAAAGCCTTAGTAACACATCTAAGTGATAAATTTAAATTTAGTATCTCAAAGGCTTGTAGATATGTAGGACTTAATAAATCAACATATTACTATCAACCTAAAATAAAAGATGATACAGATATTATTGATGTTTTAAATAAACTTGTAGATAAACATCCTAGAAATGGTTTCTTTTTAATATATCATAGGATTAGGAAACTGGGATATAAATGGAATCATAAAAGAGTTTATAGGGTATATAAAGCTCTTGGCTTAAATATAAAAAGAAGAACTAAAAAAAGGATACCTGCAAGAATAAAACAGCCATTGCAATATCTATCAGCTCCAAATGAACAATGGGCAATGGATTTTATGTCTGATACACTTTATGGTGGCAGAAGATATAGAATATTAAATATTATGGATGAATTTAATAGAGAGCTTATAGAGTTTGAAGTTTCAAATTCATTACCATCAAATAAAGTAATACAAGCTTTACAAAGAGCAATTGATTTTAGAGGTAAACCCAAATCTATTAGAGTTGATAATGGTCCAGAGTTTATATCTCATAAACTTGAAGCATATTGTTATATTCACAATATTGAACTAAAATTCATTCAACCTGGTAAGCCTATGCAAAACTCAAGAGTAGAAAGATTTAACGGATCAATGAGAAGAGAGTTTTTTAATGCTTATATTTTTAGTTCATTAGATGAAGTTAGAGATATGGCCAAAGAGTGGATTGATGATTATAATTATAATAGACCACATACTATTTTAAATAAATTAAGTCCAGTTGAATATTTAGAACAGTACAATTTGAATGCAAATTATTCTGATTTAAGCTGTCCTAATTAA
- a CDS encoding IS256 family transposase, protein MKIEIDVEQFAKDIKAGKSIGGANGALGSLIKQLTEAALAAEIDSHLAQDLSNNRKNGYSSKTMKSDHGTFELDVPRDRNGNFEPEIVKKNQTTMTSEIEDKILSLFALGNSYSQIAKHIEDFYCVGFSKATISAVTDKIIPMLNDWKTRPLESVYPFVFLDAIHYKVKEDGKYIAKAFYTVLGVRVDGKKEVLGLYLNESEGAKFWLQVLTDLQNRGVKDILIASVDGLKGFPEAINSVFPNTEVQLCIVHQIRNSIKYVGSINQKQFAQELKSVYQAFTKDEALYELDKLEEKWGKKYPIVFQSWRNKWENLTVYFQYPEDIRRVIYTTNIIESVHRQFRTLTKTKGAFPNDDSLLKLLFMGIKNAQEKWTMPIRNWSLTLSQLAIHFEGRLDDSLNL, encoded by the coding sequence TCGGTGGAGCAAATGGTGCTCTAGGCTCTTTAATCAAACAATTAACAGAAGCTGCACTTGCAGCTGAGATAGATTCACATCTTGCTCAAGATTTGAGTAATAATAGAAAAAATGGATATAGCTCAAAGACTATGAAAAGTGATCATGGAACATTCGAACTAGATGTTCCAAGAGATAGAAATGGTAACTTTGAACCAGAAATTGTAAAGAAAAATCAAACAACCATGACAAGTGAAATTGAAGATAAAATATTATCTTTGTTTGCACTAGGTAATAGCTATTCACAAATAGCAAAACATATAGAGGATTTTTATTGTGTAGGCTTCTCAAAAGCTACAATAAGTGCTGTAACAGATAAAATAATACCAATGCTTAATGATTGGAAAACAAGACCTCTAGAATCAGTATATCCATTTGTGTTTCTTGATGCAATTCATTATAAAGTAAAAGAAGATGGGAAATATATCGCTAAAGCTTTTTATACAGTTTTAGGAGTTAGAGTTGATGGTAAAAAAGAGGTATTAGGACTTTACTTGAATGAAAGTGAAGGAGCAAAGTTCTGGTTACAAGTTTTAACTGATTTACAAAATAGAGGTGTTAAAGATATTCTTATTGCTTCTGTTGATGGTTTAAAAGGATTTCCAGAAGCTATAAATTCTGTATTTCCAAATACCGAAGTACAACTTTGTATAGTTCATCAAATTAGGAATTCAATTAAATATGTTGGATCTATAAACCAAAAACAATTTGCACAAGAGTTAAAATCTGTATATCAAGCTTTTACAAAAGATGAAGCATTATATGAACTTGATAAACTTGAAGAAAAATGGGGTAAAAAATACCCTATAGTATTTCAATCCTGGAGAAATAAATGGGAAAATTTAACAGTTTATTTCCAATATCCTGAAGATATAAGAAGAGTAATTTATACTACAAATATTATTGAATCAGTACATAGACAATTTAGAACTTTAACTAAGACTAAGGGGGCTTTTCCAAATGATGATAGCTTACTAAAACTACTATTTATGGGTATAAAAAATGCTCAAGAAAAATGGACAATGCCAATTAGAAATTGGAGTTTAACTTTGTCTCAACTAGCCATCCACTTTGAAGGACGGCTTGATGATAGTTTAAATTTATGA